The following proteins come from a genomic window of Leptospira bandrabouensis:
- a CDS encoding glutathione S-transferase family protein: MIELFEFALSGNCYKVRLMLSLINLKYESRIVNGLEKEHKAASFLAMNPFGQVPVLKDKGNVLRDSQGILVYLALAYAESSWFPMDPVQSAEVVAWLSTAANEVSRGPGALRSHYLLGRPINLEEAKSVTENVLSILENRLTNRNWLATDSITIADIAIYPYIALCHQGKVDLFPYENIRKWMVRIESLPNYISMQGIDKQVL, encoded by the coding sequence ATGATTGAATTATTTGAATTTGCTTTATCGGGAAATTGCTACAAAGTAAGATTGATGTTGTCTTTAATAAACTTAAAATATGAAAGTCGAATTGTAAATGGATTAGAAAAAGAACATAAAGCTGCTTCGTTTTTGGCTATGAATCCCTTTGGTCAAGTCCCAGTTCTTAAAGATAAAGGTAACGTTCTCCGGGATAGTCAAGGAATATTAGTTTATTTAGCTCTTGCTTATGCTGAGTCTTCTTGGTTCCCAATGGATCCTGTTCAATCAGCCGAGGTAGTGGCGTGGTTATCTACTGCAGCGAATGAAGTTTCACGTGGTCCAGGCGCTTTAAGATCTCATTATTTACTGGGACGTCCTATTAATCTTGAGGAAGCAAAATCTGTAACAGAAAATGTTCTCTCTATTTTGGAAAATAGACTCACGAATCGCAATTGGTTGGCAACGGATTCCATTACTATAGCTGACATAGCAATATATCCTTATATAGCGCTTTGTCACCAAGGAAAGGTTGATTTATTTCCTTATGAGAATATTAGAAAATGGATGGTTCGTATTGAAAGTTTGCCAAACTATATTTCTATGCAAGGAATCGATAAACAGGTGTTGTGA
- a CDS encoding helix-turn-helix domain-containing protein: MKLLSLKIRAELAEIIESIWWFESGIGIPSSDSAIVVPHSSAKLIVPVCGKLKTEEFGLTNEYPLSKILVTGIWDHPVSIRSSEYQINTLIFRLTTIGGYQIFPFPLHESTNKILYFSDIFGKPVNNLEESISNIKDPYRISDSIQEFLIYMKNLLNRENPIVNYVVSQIQIQKGQYFIQEIFEDIGYSKRYIDKLFQSYVGVSPKLISSIERFQSIYKTWAKTDIIHFQKLGLLDLYYDQSHFIKEFKKYTGHSPNRFTSKENQFGKLFYKNL; encoded by the coding sequence TTGAAATTATTATCTCTAAAGATAAGAGCTGAATTGGCTGAAATTATCGAAAGTATCTGGTGGTTTGAAAGTGGAATAGGCATTCCTAGCTCGGATAGTGCAATTGTTGTACCGCACAGTAGTGCAAAGTTAATCGTTCCTGTTTGTGGAAAATTAAAAACCGAAGAATTTGGCTTAACTAATGAATACCCATTATCAAAAATTTTGGTTACGGGGATATGGGATCATCCAGTTTCAATTCGTTCATCTGAATATCAAATCAATACTCTTATCTTCCGATTGACCACTATAGGAGGTTATCAAATCTTTCCATTCCCATTACATGAATCAACAAATAAGATTTTATATTTCTCTGATATTTTTGGTAAACCAGTAAACAATTTAGAAGAATCAATTAGTAACATAAAAGATCCATATCGGATTTCGGACAGTATTCAAGAATTCTTAATCTATATGAAAAATTTATTAAATAGAGAAAATCCAATCGTGAATTATGTGGTTAGTCAGATACAAATACAAAAAGGACAATATTTCATTCAGGAAATTTTTGAGGATATAGGATACAGCAAACGTTATATTGATAAATTGTTCCAATCTTATGTCGGAGTTTCTCCAAAGTTGATTTCATCCATTGAGAGATTTCAATCAATTTACAAAACATGGGCGAAAACAGACATCATTCATTTTCAGAAACTTGGGTTATTAGATTTATACTATGATCAGTCACATTTTATTAAAGAATTTAAAAAATATACCGGACATAGTCCGAATCGATTTACTTCCAAGGAAAATCAATTTGGTAAATTATTTTATAAAAATCTCTAA
- a CDS encoding SH3 domain-containing protein translates to MKYLYITLLIFLTLQCNRPKIEEYEYEKYGKVTGDVTLRESYTKESERIKTITKGSIILLTAKIEKTLKTGEVVIWYKARSYSGEEGYVFGDFVTLISLDIAKKELLRKRNQFEIYLKNLIIIATSERIKSSNQFPYDILTDIQIITPLEETSSSSYNLLDERSSLTT, encoded by the coding sequence ATGAAATACTTATATATAACTCTATTAATATTTCTTACACTACAATGCAACAGACCAAAAATAGAAGAATATGAGTATGAAAAATACGGAAAAGTAACCGGTGATGTGACACTTAGAGAATCTTACACTAAGGAATCTGAAAGAATAAAAACGATAACTAAAGGTTCAATAATTTTACTCACAGCAAAAATAGAAAAGACTTTAAAAACTGGCGAAGTGGTAATTTGGTATAAAGCAAGATCTTACTCAGGAGAGGAAGGGTATGTTTTCGGTGATTTTGTCACACTTATCTCCCTAGATATAGCAAAAAAGGAATTATTAAGAAAAAGAAACCAATTTGAAATTTATCTTAAAAATCTAATCATTATCGCTACTTCAGAACGAATAAAATCATCAAATCAGTTTCCCTACGATATTCTGACAGATATACAAATAATTACTCCTCTCGAAGAAACATCTTCCTCTTCATATAACCTCTTGGATGAAAGGAGCTCTCTTACAACTTGA
- a CDS encoding DMT family transporter: MSWILLLIAGLFEVLFAFCLGKTKDTTGTETYLWYLGFLISLIISMGLLIKVTQTLPIGTSYAVWTGIGALGTVVIGILFFKEPMEFWRLFFLSTLVLSVVGLKIVSH, from the coding sequence ATGAGTTGGATTTTACTCTTAATCGCAGGTCTTTTCGAAGTTTTATTTGCTTTTTGTTTAGGCAAAACAAAAGACACGACTGGAACAGAAACCTATCTTTGGTATTTGGGATTTTTAATTTCGCTAATTATCAGTATGGGTTTACTTATTAAAGTAACACAAACGCTACCGATCGGAACGAGTTATGCGGTATGGACCGGTATTGGTGCCTTAGGAACTGTAGTGATTGGCATTCTATTTTTCAAAGAGCCAATGGAATTTTGGAGACTATTTTTCCTCTCGACTTTAGTATTATCTGTTGTGGGCCTCAAAATAGTATCACATTAA
- a CDS encoding SRPBCC family protein, with product MGIYHKVGIRATEKEVISALTTKSGLANWWTKEVGGDFTSGVSTVGDMISFGFGHGNVIEMKVQELTPNRVLWECISGPEDWIESHIDFQLKLGNTSSGEKLTILFFRHKDWKLETEFTAHCSMKWATFLLSLKNYIENGVGKPSPEDIKIDDIN from the coding sequence ATGGGAATTTATCACAAAGTTGGGATCCGGGCTACAGAGAAAGAAGTGATCAGCGCACTGACCACTAAATCAGGTTTAGCCAATTGGTGGACAAAGGAAGTTGGTGGAGATTTTACATCAGGTGTTTCTACAGTAGGAGATATGATTTCATTTGGGTTTGGGCATGGGAATGTAATTGAAATGAAAGTCCAAGAACTAACACCTAATCGTGTATTATGGGAATGTATATCGGGGCCAGAAGATTGGATAGAATCCCATATAGATTTCCAATTGAAATTAGGAAACACTTCCAGTGGAGAGAAATTGACAATTTTATTTTTTCGACATAAAGATTGGAAGTTGGAAACGGAGTTTACTGCTCATTGTAGTATGAAATGGGCGACTTTTCTTCTTAGCTTAAAAAACTATATAGAAAACGGGGTAGGAAAACCATCACCTGAGGATATCAAAATCGATGATATAAATTAA
- a CDS encoding DUF4256 domain-containing protein, which produces MSKKKKLTLKQSEDLIKELRTRFEKNRNRHKNLEWEKVQKKLESNPDKLWSLYEMEKTGGEPDVVGYDQNTNEYVFIDCSPESPKDRRSICYDLKALEERKENKPKNSAVGMAMEMGIELLTEKQYRELQTLGNFDTKTSSWILTPASIRNLGGALFADFRYNTVFIYHNGAESYYAARGFRGSLRV; this is translated from the coding sequence ATGAGTAAAAAGAAGAAATTAACTTTAAAACAATCAGAAGACTTGATTAAAGAACTTAGAACTCGCTTCGAAAAAAACAGAAACCGCCACAAAAACCTCGAATGGGAGAAGGTCCAAAAGAAATTAGAATCAAATCCTGATAAACTCTGGTCTCTTTATGAAATGGAGAAAACGGGAGGAGAACCAGATGTGGTAGGATATGATCAAAATACAAATGAATACGTCTTTATTGACTGTTCCCCAGAATCTCCAAAAGACCGTCGAAGTATATGTTATGATCTCAAAGCTTTAGAAGAGAGAAAAGAAAACAAACCCAAAAATTCAGCTGTAGGTATGGCAATGGAAATGGGTATTGAGTTATTAACAGAGAAACAATACAGAGAATTACAAACTTTAGGCAATTTTGATACAAAAACATCAAGCTGGATATTAACACCTGCTAGCATTAGAAATTTAGGCGGAGCATTATTTGCCGATTTTCGTTACAATACGGTTTTTATCTATCATAATGGTGCTGAATCTTACTATGCAGCGAGAGGATTCCGAGGATCACTACGAGTATAA
- a CDS encoding YdeI/OmpD-associated family protein, which translates to MNQINTIPTLEFKTQNKFENWLKKNHENSIGIWLRIFKKDTGLKSISYSEALDVALCYGWIDSQKQKFDEQSWLQKFSPRTAKSIWSKVNTGHVERLINEGKMKSPGLIAVEKAKADGRWDKAYDSPTKMIIPNDFLLELSKNKNAEDFFKKLNKTNLFSIGFRIHTAKKTETRDKRIKEIIEKLAKGENI; encoded by the coding sequence ATGAATCAAATAAATACTATTCCAACACTAGAATTTAAAACACAAAACAAATTTGAAAATTGGCTCAAAAAGAATCATGAAAATTCAATTGGAATTTGGTTAAGAATATTCAAAAAAGATACCGGATTAAAATCTATAAGTTACTCAGAAGCACTTGATGTAGCACTATGTTATGGCTGGATAGATAGTCAAAAACAAAAGTTTGATGAACAATCTTGGTTGCAAAAGTTTTCTCCTAGAACTGCAAAAAGCATTTGGTCGAAAGTAAACACTGGACACGTTGAAAGATTAATCAATGAAGGTAAAATGAAATCACCAGGTTTAATAGCTGTTGAAAAAGCAAAGGCAGATGGTCGATGGGATAAGGCATATGATTCGCCAACAAAAATGATTATCCCAAATGACTTTTTATTAGAACTAAGTAAAAACAAAAATGCAGAAGATTTTTTCAAGAAGCTAAATAAAACAAATCTTTTTTCTATTGGATTCCGAATCCATACAGCAAAAAAAACAGAAACAAGAGATAAACGCATTAAAGAAATAATCGAAAAGTTAGCAAAAGGAGAGAATATTTAA
- a CDS encoding ArsR/SmtB family transcription factor, with protein sequence MVEFKKKELVLDRVFAALADHSRRQMLARLRKGSLSISELAEPFEMSFAGVAKHIEVLTEAQLVKKVRAPEDGRSYRLELQNQTLTEASNWIIYHQEFWTNKLANLEAFFEEKVREQPSVKSRKKN encoded by the coding sequence ATGGTTGAATTTAAGAAGAAAGAACTAGTATTGGATCGTGTTTTTGCTGCTCTTGCGGACCATTCAAGAAGACAAATGTTGGCTAGGCTTCGAAAGGGGTCTTTGAGTATTTCCGAACTTGCGGAACCATTTGAAATGTCTTTTGCCGGGGTTGCTAAACACATAGAAGTATTAACCGAAGCACAACTCGTTAAAAAAGTTCGCGCACCTGAAGATGGGCGCAGTTATCGGTTGGAACTACAAAACCAAACTTTAACAGAAGCAAGTAATTGGATTATTTATCATCAAGAGTTTTGGACAAATAAATTAGCAAATTTAGAAGCATTTTTTGAGGAGAAAGTTCGTGAACAACCAAGTGTTAAAAGTAGAAAGAAAAATTAA
- a CDS encoding MepB family protein — protein MSVMKSISTSKKNLPEFLKNLQNSLFDPFELLIEEVYLDEESKEYNACYLKTKNIKFIFRTAKSTPKKIGQFVTLWKRSKNGPIEPFLYKDNIDLYIIETINQNKTGYFLFSKVVLNEKGILFGKHIGKRGFRVYPSWDKPNNKQGITTQKWQLSYFVESTDIKDNLKALKTHLEIFIK, from the coding sequence ATGTCAGTAATGAAATCTATCTCTACATCTAAAAAAAACTTACCTGAATTTCTAAAAAATTTGCAAAATTCACTATTTGATCCTTTTGAATTATTAATTGAAGAAGTTTACTTAGACGAAGAAAGCAAAGAATATAACGCATGTTACCTTAAAACTAAAAATATAAAATTTATATTTAGAACCGCCAAATCTACTCCGAAAAAAATAGGACAGTTTGTAACCTTATGGAAACGAAGTAAAAATGGACCGATTGAACCTTTTCTATATAAGGACAATATTGATCTTTATATCATAGAAACAATCAATCAAAACAAAACCGGTTACTTTCTTTTTTCCAAAGTGGTCCTTAATGAAAAAGGAATTTTATTTGGTAAGCATATAGGTAAACGAGGATTTAGAGTGTATCCGTCTTGGGATAAACCGAATAATAAACAAGGAATCACAACTCAAAAATGGCAATTATCCTATTTTGTTGAATCAACAGATATTAAAGATAATTTGAAAGCTTTGAAAACTCATTTAGAGATTTTTATAAAATAA
- a CDS encoding SRPBCC family protein, protein MNNQVLKVERKINAERKSLFQAWLDVKDFSRWFLSGELIGIESVTLDPRPGGKFLINMSLDGKILPHTGEYITIDEPNKLVFTWCSHATDNRNTLVTVTFTDLSDVIIENSKEKSQKPKTLVTLVHEMLTNDIQIKNHNYGWTSILEGLDQWFSK, encoded by the coding sequence GTGAACAACCAAGTGTTAAAAGTAGAAAGAAAAATTAACGCGGAACGAAAGAGTTTATTTCAAGCCTGGCTCGATGTTAAAGATTTTTCTCGCTGGTTTTTGTCTGGTGAACTAATTGGCATTGAATCTGTTACCTTAGATCCAAGACCCGGTGGAAAGTTTTTAATCAATATGAGTCTTGATGGGAAAATTCTTCCTCATACTGGTGAATACATTACCATTGATGAACCTAATAAACTAGTTTTTACTTGGTGTTCTCATGCGACAGATAACCGTAATACACTTGTTACTGTAACATTTACTGATTTATCTGATGTTATCATTGAGAATTCAAAAGAAAAATCTCAAAAACCAAAAACTTTGGTAACCTTAGTTCATGAAATGCTAACTAACGATATTCAGATAAAGAATCACAACTACGGATGGACAAGTATCTTGGAAGGATTGGATCAATGGTTTAGTAAGTAG